The genomic segment AAAATTTGGTTGTCTGGATATGTGAAACTGATTCAAGCAGGATTATGTTTTTGTGCTTTCTTCTTGATGGAGATCTCTCCAATTTTTTCCATATTTTATTTATGAATCTGTGGTCTTCTGTCAGGGTTTCCGCAAGATTGATGCTGATCGATGGGAGTTTGCCAATGAAGATTTTGTAAGAGGAAATAAGCCtttgttaaaaaatataaacaggcGAAGGTCATCGCAAGTTCAGGAAGTAGGTTCTCAAGTAGGCTTTTCAGCTGAAAATGCGAAGCCTGAATTGGAAGGTGAATTCCACATGTTGAGAAAGGAAAAGAGCGCATTGATGCACGAGGTCATTAAACTGCAACAGGAGCATCTCATGACAGCCCAACAGATGGATGCACTGAACCAGCGGATGCAATCAGCCGAACAGAGGCAGAAGCTGATGGTATCTTTCTTGGCAAAGGCACTCCagaacccaaatttgttggcCCATCTTAAGCAGCTGAAGGAACGAAGGGAGATTCCTACAATAAGAAGAAAGTTCCTTAAGCAACAACAAAGCAGCCAAAGCGATGTAGATAAAGCCATGGATCAGCAGACTGGAAAGAAGAGACTAGAATTTAATGGTGCCACTCCTCCTGGACTGCAAGGCATTGAATGTATTGTAAGCAAGCAACTACCAGATAACCTTTTGCAAGATATGGTTGAAAAACTTGGTCTTGATACGAGCAGTGGAGAACTTCTCAGAGGCTCGGTTGAAACTGGACTAGAGGTGCTGGACACATCGTTTCTGGACCCTGATTCTGTTGCCGTCAAGGTGGAGCTTCTAGAGAGCTCTCAGACAGATATGGGCTTCAGTGGTACTGAGTTCTTGGCATCTTTTCCTGAAGATGTAACCCCAGAGAGGATGTTTTCGGATGCTATAATCCCTGCAACTGAATTTGCAAGGCCAGACCCCAGAACTGTTGGCTTCGAGGGAAAGATTGTCATGGACAAAACAGAAGTTACCTCTGCTGGTAGCATGTGCCTCGCAGAAGATACTTCTcaggaaacaatgttttcagatgCTATAGCATCTGCCAGCAAAACTAGCAGCAGACAGGAGGAAATATGGAGCATTGGTCTAGAGGCAGGAGAAAGCTCATGGAGTTCTTGCCACAATGTTTGGGATAGCCTTGCTCAAGATGCGATAGAGCTAGAAGTTGCCGCTGAACCTGGTGCTCTATGGGATATTGATTTGCAAACACTGGACGAAGATTTGGAGTTTGACAGGTTCTTGGGCAGTGACTTCTCTCACAAGGAACGTGAAAGTAGTCAAGCTGGACCAGCTAACAAAGATCACAAAGAAAAGATGGAACCATAGGATTCATGTGCATCGACCATTAGCACCCTTTTGGGTGCATATAATATTGCCATTTGAAGAAATCGTATAAAGATTTGAAC from the Phoenix dactylifera cultivar Barhee BC4 chromosome 14, palm_55x_up_171113_PBpolish2nd_filt_p, whole genome shotgun sequence genome contains:
- the LOC103719863 gene encoding heat stress transcription factor A-3; the protein is MLRKEKSALMHEVIKLQQEHLMTAQQMDALNQRMQSAEQRQKLMVSFLAKALQNPNLLAHLKQLKERREIPTIRRKFLKQQQSSQSDVDKAMDQQTGKKRLEFNGATPPGLQGIECIVSKQLPDNLLQDMVEKLGLDTSSGELLRGSVETGLEVLDTSFLDPDSVAVKVELLESSQTDMGFSGTEFLASFPEDVTPERMFSDAIIPATEFARPDPRTVGFEGKIVMDKTEVTSAGSMCLAEDTSQETMFSDAIASASKTSSRQEEIWSIGLEAGESSWSSCHNVWDSLAQDAIELEVAAEPGALWDIDLQTLDEDLEFDRFLGSDFSHKERESSQAGPANKDHKEKMEP